The sequence TCGAAGGGGTTGGGCTCTAGGATTCAAAGCCATGCACAAGGAGGTTTGTGGGACTCATGGACTGTTTGGGGTTTTGTGGCGGTATTCTCGGTCAGTTTGGGGGCAGCAACAGTTTGACCGCAACGGGCAGCTTTGGTGACTCTGCAAATTTAATGGGGCATCATCAGTCAAAAGGGGCTTCACATGATTCCATAAGGTAtgtatttggtttttgttcAAGTGTGGTTGAGGTTGATTTCTTCTTTAGTCTGATTTGGAGTGGGTGGAGGGGGGATTGGGCACTCTAATCCAAGTTGATGCAGAACGTGTTTGAGGaaagcaagaaaatatgaaaacaaaataaaaccctaGGCTTCACCAACTAAGGGTGCTTGGAATCACCATGCAAGAACAATTCTAACTAGAAAATATTCTCATTCAAGATGCACTGCCCAAAACGTTTGTGGAGTCCCCTTCAACGGGCTCGAAAGACTACAATTAGACATCGATACATCATCATAAATCTCTCAAtcataataaaagaaaacattcaaaatttgaaaatgtcCACTGGTAAAATGAGAAACTATCTAAAACAATAAAGTCTGTAATTAAGGGATAGTAAGTTGGCAACTATGGCAAACAATCCCTGCATCCTTGCTCTGGTGTCCGCACCACTGACACACCAACAAGAGTATGCAACAATAGCAATAAGCCTTCTCCATCCATGTTTTACCAAGGTAAATCTAGGGTCGGGTTTTCCATGCCATACATTTGGATTTCTCTTTAACATTAACGATAGTGTACTATGGTTAGCCTTTTtataggggtttttttttttttacttttctttttttgatgactagcttttgtaatatttttattctcCTCTCATATCCAATAGCTTTGTAAGGCCAAAGAGACGCATTTTTATCAAGGACATTGATAATAGACCATCACCACATGTATCATTACTTTTGTATAATGGTGCCATTTATTGGTTATGTCAAAGATAAAACTTATTCATCACTAAATGTTTCAGCTATCTGCTGGTTGAAAAGTTGAGGCATGGACTGGTCAACACAGGTTACTTAATGTACCAATTTTGCTATGGTAACATAGAAGATGATGATCTGTGTAGCTATTTCACAAACAAAATATCAACAACTTGCAGATTTTTGGCACAATAAGAATTATATCATATGCTTTACGACCTTTTTGGAGGGTCTTCCTCTGGATATATTTGAATATCAGCCAAATGTAAAGGctgttttattaaattttctctcaGTAATGCTATGCCCCTAAATTACACATTATATCATatcaagaaatatatatatatatatatggcataGTCTCAAATATATATGCAGCAATTTATtatgagaaacaaaaagaaagtttCCCAaggaatagaaaataaattgaaccAATCAACAAATACTTAACTGCGAGGATGGGTCCAGAAATAAACCTTTTAAGTGGCTCAGAGCTACCTAAATGCAAGGACAATATTGATCCACAACCTCCAAATTTATCATTTGCACAGCCATAACATACTTCCTTTATACCTAAAGAGAGAACAAGGAAATGCAGTGATCAGATTATcgcctaaaaaataaaataaattttctttaatagaGTTAAGAGCATACCAAGAATTGATAAAGAAGCTGCACACATTATGCATGGTTCACAGGTAACATAAAGGTAgcagtttgaaaatttttcagcAACTTCTAACTTTGAAAGTCCATTTTTCTGCCAATGCTCAAGAAGAATATCAATAGCTTCCATCTCCGCATGTCTTGTGGCCTGTACACATACCACAAGTCAATTTTactgaaaattttataataaaaaatctcacaaGATTAGTTAAAAAGCATTAGTCACAGCTGAAAATAGCATTAAAAGTGGAAGGCCTTAACATTTATATATGATTACTGTTATTTTATCTGTAAGAAACAAATGTAATAAGTTTAAGTGTCATACTTTTTCAAGGATGTTTGAATTGAGAAGTCATGAACTCAGGGACACCCCAAATCAATAGGCTTAAAAGCTTTGTCAAGTTGCACAACTCATCTTTGACCATTGGGAACAGcttatctagtttttttttttatagttaaaaaaaatctatataaataAAGCTTCATTATGCAAAAGGGCACAAAGAAGTCAAGAAgataaaagcaaagaaaaagacttaaaatacaagagagaagagaaataatgaaCAAAGACAGGGAGTCGCTAGATGTGAGTCCCCATGCCCGAGACTAGTCAAAAAGAGAACCACCAAAAGAAGCAAGCAGCTGGTCTTCCAGACTATCTACATCCTCAAATGTCCTCCTATTACACTCTCTCCATATACACCATACCAAACACAatggagctaaattccaaaCGTTTAAAAGATGCTTAATGTGGTGTATGTGGAGGGAAGGTAATAGACAACATTTGAGGACGTGGAGAGTTCGGGAGATCAATTGCTTGCTTATTTTAGTGGTTCTCTTTTTAATTGGTCTCTGGCTTGGAGACTCATATCTAGTGACTCCCTCCCTTTATTCCTTAcctttgtatttattttttttttcttttttcttttttgttctttttctttttctcctagTAATACTTGGTTTGCTTTGTGCTCTTTTCGCATGAAGTAGCTTTTTCAATATATACCTttcttacttattaaaaaaaaaaagtaggagcTGTCCCTTCTAAGAGATGAAATTTCTATGAAATGTGGTAGTGATTGCAATTTAATTTCTTGTTAGACTAGATGTAATAAACCGGTATTAGCTTCATAGCTACAAGATAAAGTGGTTAAAAAAATGTTTGCAAATCAAAATTCTACAACACAAAAggaaatcaaagcaaaaaaaaaaggagatcaAAGGAGCTCCGAAATAATGGAAACAAGTAGAGAACACATAGTGGCAAaatatgaaaggaaaaagaaaagtggatcTTACATTTCGTGTCTCAGTAGTTCGATTTCTTCCTGAGGCAATAACCTTCCCATCCTCAACAATCACACAGCTGGTTATCATATTAATAATGTAACCATATAATCATACTCCAGATATAATGTGGAATAAATTATCAGCATAAGAATTAAGAAAGACTCATTGTACCACTtcatgaaactttttttttttaagcctatATTATAATGTAAGAAGGTCAGAACATAGTGTAATGTTTGTTTCGAAGAACATCGTGTAATGTCCATCTTCACAACACAGTTAACAGTGACATACCACCAAGCCTTGCATATGTGAAGGAGTAAGTGGCCTGAAGATCAAATGAACACACCTCTCTATTAAACATAGTTATGGGCAAGAAAGTTATACTATTTGGAGCAAAATATGAGAAAGTTATtccatttactttttttctgGTTCACACAATGTGACTTACATAAGAAAAAGGTCAAATGATGAGGCTTCTATCAACATAAATAACCCAATCTCAGCACAAATTAACCCAAGATTTCTCAAACCTATGCTTTGCTCAGCTATAAATAGTCTCACCTAAGTGAATGAGCTCTACCTCAAAATACACTTCCTCCTCCCATAATAATAGGGTGAAAGGTGAGATTGAGGGTTCAAAACCCACTAGCTGCATGTATaacttaccaaaaaataaagaatagacTCATGTAGATTGTCAACAGCTAAAAAGGAACCTGAAGCCCTAAGCTAAACATTTTGAAAGCTATAAGTCAAAGTCCAACTCATTAAATGTGATAGTTAGTGTTCTTATTGTAAAAGACTGATACAGCCAAAGCAGCCCCGCCATAAtcattcataattttttcttaaaaaatgactGGGGGAAAAAACAGTgtaccagattttttttttaaatgattgtaTAATTAACCTATAAGGTTGAAGCTTCATATTTTTGAACTTGCGTTCAAGTCAAGCTTTAGTTTTGTGGCATTCTATAAACGCTCAGAGAAAATGATTGTATAATTAACCTATAAGGTTGAAGCTTCATATTTTTGAACTTGCGTTCAAGTCAAGCTTTAGTTTTGTGGCATTCTATAAACGCTCAGAGAAAATATTAATCAGGGGCAGGGCATTGCAAGGATACAAACTCTGAATTCAGCAAGAAATATAGTTTCTGACAAAATAAACTAATTCACAAAACAGTGGcacttagaaaatattttaaactgtCATAGCACAAAATTTTTAGAGTACAATTGGTGACAGGCATGCCATGAAAGTTTGTGGAGTATTATTCACAATATTACCAAATATATCTTC comes from Castanea sativa cultivar Marrone di Chiusa Pesio chromosome 3, ASM4071231v1 and encodes:
- the LOC142629502 gene encoding tRNA-specific adenosine deaminase TAD2 isoform X3 is translated as MASHEEDCSPDTLAFMELAIQQAKLAMDSLEVPVGCVIVEDGKVIASGRNRTTETRNATRHAEMEAIDILLEHWQKNGLSKLEVAEKFSNCYLYVTCEPCIMCAASLSILGIKEVCYGCANDKFGGCGSILSLHLGSSEPLKRFISGPILASHQSCPLRSNCCCPQTDREYRHKTPNSP
- the LOC142629502 gene encoding tRNA-specific adenosine deaminase TAD2 isoform X2, which gives rise to MASHEEDCSPDTLAFMELAIQQAKLAMDSLEVPVGCVIVEDGKVIASGRNRTTETRNATRHAEMEAIDILLEHWQKNGLSKLEVAEKFSNCYLYVTCEPCIMCAASLSILGIKEVCYGCANDKFGGCGSILSLHLGSSEPLKSHGVPQGKGFKCTGGIMASEAVSLLRTFYEQGNPNAPKPHRPLAHQATH
- the LOC142629502 gene encoding tRNA-specific adenosine deaminase TAD2 isoform X1 — translated: MASHEEDCSPDTLAFMELAIQQAKLAMDSLEVPVGCVIVEDGKVIASGRNRTTETRNATRHAEMEAIDILLEHWQKNGLSKLEVAEKFSNCYLYVTCEPCIMCAASLSILGIKEVCYGCANDKFGGCGSILSLHLGSSEPLKSHGVPQGKGFKCTGGIMASEAVSLLRTFYEQGNPNVCFVSAPKPHRPLAHQATH